In the genome of Capricornis sumatraensis isolate serow.1 chromosome 4, serow.2, whole genome shotgun sequence, the window AGGGCATCGAGGTGACCAGCTGGACGGCGGATGCGTCCCGGGGCCTGCGGTTCATCGTGTATGACCTAGCCGGGGACGAACGCTACGAGGTGATACAGCCCTTCTTCCTCTCCCCGGGGGCCCTGTACGTGCTGGTGGTGAACTTGGCCACCTATGAGCCGCTCCGCTTTCCCACCACCGTGGGCTCTTTCTTGCATCGGGTGGGGGCCCGGGTGCCCCACGCTGTGGTGTGCATCGTGGGCACCCATGCCGACCTGTGCGGGgagcaggagctggaggagaagTGTCTGGACATCCACCGTCAGATCGCCCTGCAGGAGAAGCACGACGCCGAGGGGCTGAGCCGTCTGGCCCAGGTGGTGGACGAGGCGCTGGCCCGGGACTTCGAGCTCCGCTCCGCCAGCCCTCACGCCGCCTACTACGGGGTGTCGGACAAGAACCTTCGGCGGCGCAAGGCCCACTTCCAGTACCTGCTCAACCACCGGCTCCAGATCCTCTCGCCAGTGCTGCCCGTCAGCTGCCGGGACCCGCGCCAGTTACAGCGCCTGCGCGACAAACTGCTCTCGGTGGCCGAGCACCGCGAAATCTTCCCCAACTTACACCGCGTGCTGCCGCGGTCCTGGCAGGTGCTGGAGGAGTTGCACTTCCAGCCCCCGCAGGCGCAGCGGCTCTGGCTCAGCTGGTGGGACTCAGCTCGCCTGGGGTTGCAGGCCGGGCTGACCGAGGACCGGCTGCAGAGCGCTCTCTCCTACCTGCACGAGAGCGGCAAGCTGCTGTACTTCGAGGACAGCCCGGCCCTCAAGGAGCACGTCTTCCACAACCTCTCCCGCCTCATTGACATTCTCAACGTCTTCTTCCAGAGGGACCCTTCCTTGCTACTGCACAAGCTGCTCCTGGGGACCAGCGGCGAGGCCGAGGCCGAGGGCCGGGCCGGAAGCTCCCCGCTGATGGCGCCGCCCGCCCCGAGCCAGGACACGCTTCGGGCCACCCAGCTACATCACTACGTGGAGGGCTTTCTGCTGCATGGGCTCCTGCCAGCCCACGTCATCCGGTTGCTGCTGAAGCCTCATGTCCAAGCTCAGCAGgacctgcagctgctgctggagcTGCTGGAGAAAATGGGACTCTGTTACTGCCTCAACAAAGCCAAGGGCAAGCCCCTGAATGGGTCGACGGCCTGGTACAAGTTCCCCTGCTACGTGCAAAACGAGGTGCCGCACGCGGAAGCCTGGATTAACGGGACTAACCTGGCCGGGCAGTCCTTTGTGGCTGAGCAGCTGCAGATTGAATACAGTTTTCCCTTCACCTTTCCACCCGGCTTGTTTGCCCGCTACAGCGTCCAGATCAACAACCACGTGGTGCACAGGTCGGATGGCAAACTTCAGATCTTCGCCTACAGGGGGAAAGTCCCGGTGGTGGTGAGCTACAGACCTGCCAAGGGGGTCCTGCAGCCGGACACCCTGTCCATTGCCAGCCACGCATCGTTACCGAACATATGGACGGCATGGCAAGCCATAACCCCCTTGGTAGAGGAACTGAATGTCCTACTTCAGGAATGGCCTGGACTGCACTACACCGTGCACATTCTCTGTTCTAAGTGCCTTAAGAGAGGGTCGCCCAATCCACACGCTTTCCCAGGTAGGAGGGCAGAGGGACCTGGTTCTTCTGCAGGGTGTCTTAAGATGCATTTGGGGAAGATGTTTGTTTCTCCTGTGTCAGACTGTTTGCTTAATCTCACCTGCTTCCCAGCAAAGCTTTTCAAGGTAAATAGAGGGGGAC includes:
- the MFHAS1 gene encoding malignant fibrous histiocytoma-amplified sequence 1 isoform X2; amino-acid sequence: MAGTDSGNLKTVRLWRDAALRARKLRSNLRQLTLSSAGGCPGTDQLDSPDAPQLVLPANIGDIEVLNLGNNGLEEVPDGLGSALGSLRVLVLRRNRFAQLPPAVAELGHHLTELDVSHNRLSVLGAEAVGALRELRKLNLSHNQLPTLPAQLGALVHLEELDVSFNRLAHLPDSLAGLSRLRTLDVDHNQLTAFPRQLLQLAALEELDVSSNRLRGLPEDISALRALKILWLSGAELGTLPSGFCELASLESLMLDNNGLRALPAQFSRLQRLKMLNLSSNLLEEFPAALLPLAGLEELYLSRNQLTSVPSLISGLGCLLTLWLDNNRIRYLPDSIVELTGLEELVLQGNQIAVLPDNFGQLSRVGLWKIKDNPLIQPPYEVCMKGIPYIAAYQKELAHSQPAVQPRLKLLLMGQKAAGKTLLRHCLTEDRVEGKLGGGGQEKTYSPSPPPGSKGIEVTSWTADASRGLRFIVYDLAGDERYEVIQPFFLSPGALYVLVVNLATYEPLRFPTTVGSFLHRVGARVPHAVVCIVGTHADLCGEQELEEKCLDIHRQIALQEKHDAEGLSRLAQVVDEALARDFELRSASPHAAYYGVSDKNLRRRKAHFQYLLNHRLQILSPVLPVSCRDPRQLQRLRDKLLSVAEHREIFPNLHRVLPRSWQVLEELHFQPPQAQRLWLSWWDSARLGLQAGLTEDRLQSALSYLHESGKLLYFEDSPALKEHVFHNLSRLIDILNVFFQRDPSLLLHKLLLGTSGEAEAEGRAGSSPLMAPPAPSQDTLRATQLHHYVEGFLLHGLLPAHVIRLLLKPHVQAQQDLQLLLELLEKMGLCYCLNKAKGKPLNGSTAWYKFPCYVQNEVPHAEAWINGTNLAGQSFVAEQLQIEYSFPFTFPPGLFARYSVQINNHVVHRSDGKLQIFAYRGKVPVVVSYRPAKGVLQPDTLSIASHASLPNIWTAWQAITPLVEELNVLLQEWPGLHYTVHILCSKCLKRGSPNPHAFPGELLSQPRPEGVAEIICPKNGSERVNVALVYPPTPTVISPCSKYLHTFLDN
- the MFHAS1 gene encoding malignant fibrous histiocytoma-amplified sequence 1 isoform X1, producing MAGTDSGNLKTVRLWRDAALRARKLRSNLRQLTLSSAGGCPGTDQLDSPDAPQLVLPANIGDIEVLNLGNNGLEEVPDGLGSALGSLRVLVLRRNRFAQLPPAVAELGHHLTELDVSHNRLSVLGAEAVGALRELRKLNLSHNQLPTLPAQLGALVHLEELDVSFNRLAHLPDSLAGLSRLRTLDVDHNQLTAFPRQLLQLAALEELDVSSNRLRGLPEDISALRALKILWLSGAELGTLPSGFCELASLESLMLDNNGLRALPAQFSRLQRLKMLNLSSNLLEEFPAALLPLAGLEELYLSRNQLTSVPSLISGLGCLLTLWLDNNRIRYLPDSIVELTGLEELVLQGNQIAVLPDNFGQLSRVGLWKIKDNPLIQPPYEVCMKGIPYIAAYQKELAHSQPAVQPRLKLLLMGQKAAGKTLLRHCLTEDRVEGKLGGGGQEKTYSPSPPPGSKGIEVTSWTADASRGLRFIVYDLAGDERYEVIQPFFLSPGALYVLVVNLATYEPLRFPTTVGSFLHRVGARVPHAVVCIVGTHADLCGEQELEEKCLDIHRQIALQEKHDAEGLSRLAQVVDEALARDFELRSASPHAAYYGVSDKNLRRRKAHFQYLLNHRLQILSPVLPVSCRDPRQLQRLRDKLLSVAEHREIFPNLHRVLPRSWQVLEELHFQPPQAQRLWLSWWDSARLGLQAGLTEDRLQSALSYLHESGKLLYFEDSPALKEHVFHNLSRLIDILNVFFQRDPSLLLHKLLLGTSGEAEAEGRAGSSPLMAPPAPSQDTLRATQLHHYVEGFLLHGLLPAHVIRLLLKPHVQAQQDLQLLLELLEKMGLCYCLNKAKGKPLNGSTAWYKFPCYVQNEVPHAEAWINGTNLAGQSFVAEQLQIEYSFPFTFPPGLFARYSVQINNHVVHRSDGKLQIFAYRGKVPVVVSYRPAKGVLQPDTLSIASHASLPNIWTAWQAITPLVEELNVLLQEWPGLHYTVHILCSKCLKRGSPNPHAFPGELLSQPRPEGVAEIICPKNGSERVNVALVYPPTPTVISPCSKKNAGEKHRNQ